From the Pseudomonadota bacterium genome, one window contains:
- the def gene encoding peptide deformylase codes for MSILTIDTYPAPVLKKKAEKITRIDELIRKLAEDMLETMYHAPGVGLAAPQIGSSLSLVVADAGAGEDRSPKPWILVNPEIIAREGKAGIVEGCLSVPGYTAEVPRYEKILVRAYSLDEKELELNLEGFPAIVLQHELDHLQGILFIDRISRLKRSIYERKLRKGNLETS; via the coding sequence ATGAGCATCCTTACGATCGACACCTATCCGGCCCCGGTCCTGAAAAAAAAAGCCGAAAAAATCACCCGCATTGATGAGCTGATCAGAAAACTGGCCGAAGATATGTTGGAAACCATGTACCACGCTCCGGGAGTCGGGCTGGCCGCGCCTCAGATCGGCAGCTCGCTCAGCCTGGTGGTGGCGGATGCGGGCGCCGGAGAAGACCGCAGTCCAAAACCCTGGATCCTGGTCAACCCGGAAATCATTGCCCGCGAAGGAAAAGCCGGAATCGTCGAAGGCTGCCTCAGCGTTCCCGGTTATACGGCCGAGGTTCCCCGCTATGAGAAAATCCTCGTCCGGGCCTATTCACTCGACGAAAAGGAACTGGAGCTGAACCTGGAAGGCTTTCCCGCGATCGTCCTCCAACACGAGCTCGACCATCTGCAGGGAATTCTTTTCATTGACCGGATCAGCCGGCTCAAACGCAGCATCTATGAACGCAAGCTTCGCAAAGGAAATCTTGAAACATCATGA